The Shewanella mesophila genome contains the following window.
CGGAGTATTTGGTGGCGTGATACGAGATGTATTATGCAACCAAGTGCCACTGATCTTTAAAAAGGAGTTGTATGCGCTAGTCGCATTACTTACTGCATCGCTTTATATCGCCCTTAGCTACTATGGGATCGTCGAATGGCTAAATTTAGCCATCTCCCTCAGCTTTGGTTTTGGATTTAGAATGTTGGCGATTCGCTATCATTGGGGTATGCCAAAATTCGATTATCAGCACAATCAAGATGGCGAAATCCATTAACCACTAGCGTGGTTTCGTCGCTAAAGAAAAAGGTCGGCAAATGCCGACCTTTTATTATTCAAAAACCTGACCCACTTAATACAGATTAAGCCGCTGGGGTTTCTTTGACATAGATATCCATCTGTGGATAAGGAATACCAATATTGGCTTCGTCTAACGCCAGTTTAATCTGCTCAAGGATCTCAAAGCGTGCCGGCCAGTAATCTGCACCTTTAACCCATGGGCGAACTACAAAGTTAATAGAAGAATCGGCTAATTCGACTAACGCAACGGTATAAGCAGGATCTTTCAGTACATGGCTATTGTTATCTAGCACTTGCTTAAGTACCTTCTTAGTTTCTTGCAGATTAGCATCATAAGACACACCAATCACAAGATCGATACGACGAGTATCCATCGCTGAGTAGTTAGTAATAGTGCCATTCATAACTGCCGAGTTAGGTGCAACAATCACCTTGTTATCAGGCGTACGAAGTTTAGTCGAAAAAATAGTGATCTCATCAACCGTGCCAGCAATACCCGCAGCCTCGATATAATCACCCACACGGCAAGGACGGAACATCACCATCAATACGCCTGAAGCGAAGTTTGATAGAGAACCTTGCAGTGCTAAACCAACCGCTAAACCGGCGGCACCGATAACGGCTACCAGCGATGCGGTTTGAACACCAATTTGTCCTAAAGTGGCAATGATCGTAAATACAAACACTACGGCCCAAGCCATGTTTGACACGAATGACACTACGGTTTGATCTATTTTACGCTTAGTCAGCAATTTTGACGTTAGGCTTTTAGCCACTTTCGCAAAATACTTACCAACAATAAAAATAACTAACGCCATAATAACCTGCAGACCGTAAGTCACGATCAGCCCAGGCGCTTGCTCAATATAACTATCCAGATTTTCCATGTAACGCTCCCTTATAAAATGGACTCACTTTCTAGTGAGACTCAACAATAAACTCTACCCTTCGATTAAGTGCCCGACCAGCGTCAGTTTGATTATCAGCTATCGGCTGGGTACTTCCTTGCCCGACAACGCTAAATCGCTGAGGACTAAATTGATAATCCTCAACTAATATTTGCGTCACATTTACCGCTCTGTCATAGGACAAGGTTTGATTAAACTCAGCCTCGCCCACATTATCGGCATGACCAACAATGCACAATGTAGCTGGATACTGATTTAAAAACGATTGTAACTCGGCCAAATATCGCCATTGTGAATAATCAACTTGCGCGCTAGCGAAATCAAAAGTAACCACTATTGGCGTTATTTTTTGGCAATGTGCTGGATAGGTTTCACCACTGGTCGTTGGTAAACAAAACGACTCGATGATCTGCCTTTCGCAGCCGCTCGCATCAACACTCGCTCCAATTTGAGTATTAGGGCAAGCATCCTTATTGTCTGGCACACCATCTTTATCGATATCGCTCCAAGTTAGCGAATTAGCGCTACTTGTTAGTGAAACACTCAAAAGAAGGATAGTAATCCAAGCTTTCATTAAGGTATCCCTAAAAGTACACAAGTTAATGCTTTCTTTTTTGGCCTCAAAAGCATGAAAATATCAAATATTCACCACAAAATAAGACCTTTATTTTATATCCTTCTGCACTAATCTCCAATAAAGGAATAAGCAACTACCACATTTATTTTAACAGGCGTTAAATTAACAAATCCAAAACCAACAGTATCACTATCAACACTGCCAATTTCTTTGCCCTTATTAGCGCGCCCCGCTCTCCCTATATAACTTAGTTCTGCAGTAATCAAAAAGCCAATTGACAGCGATTGCATAGAAGAAAAACACAACTAAAAACAATGCCTCAAGCATGAATGCCGCCAATAGACCTATGTCGAGAAACCATAACATCATAGGCAGGCTAATAAACACGAATCCAACCTCAAATCCCAGGCCATGGATGAGCCGCAGTTTTTTGAGCGTTCAATTCGATGGTGGCCAAACTGATCATCAAGTCAAAGATACCGAGCACAGAAGTGACCAACTCGAGCATTCTTCCGACATTGGTATGTCGACAACGACTACGTATTACAGGAGTTAGCCAAAGCAGAATGTGGTTAGACACTTGTGCCTAAAGACTTGGTAATTGAGCCGATCGATAAACAGCAGTTGTGCCCTATCTCCATGGCTTTCGAACAGTTTAGTAGGATTGCAAATATGGATGTTATTCAATATCACGGAGTGGACGGTGAGCTAAGTTAAGCGATTAAAAAATATGATGAGTCAAAATCAACACCCACGAGATATGAGCTAACACATAAAGGTTATCTTATCTGTTAGCTTATTGGGGCTATATCGCTAATGCGTAGTAACTGAAGCTTGCTGATACCAATTACACCAAGCCGGTTTAGCCTCGGTGGTTAGTTGAGACTGCATCCCTTGCAGCAAACGGATCAGAAGCGCTCTATCATCTGTTTTAGTCGAGTAAAACAGCGGATCATAAAAACAGCGACGTTGCAGTGGCTCAAGCTGAGTATCGAAACCTTTATCAACGCCAGATACACACAACTCCCGAGCCTTATTTTGCAGATTCATAGCCGATTCATCCTCGAGAAGATGGGCGATGGGCCCCATCAATAGGATAAGCGCGAGTCTGCCCGGTGGATTTTTTTGCCATGCATCTAACTGCCCGCTTTTAGCCCCACTTAATAACTGCTGCCAATTATCCAAGGTGTCACGACTGAGTTCATTGATCTCAACACCAGTCCCTTTCTCATAATGGTTAAACCACTGCTGTAAAAACTGCTCCACGCTGCCTCCATTACCAATCTAAATCGTCATCTGAGAATAGCATTAGCATAAGGACTAAATATCTTGGACTTTGGTCTAGGATAGGGGGATTTTTATCAAGCGATTAATCTGAGATCGGCTTTTTAGACGCCCACAACTGACGCAATAAAAAAGCGACTTTTAAAAGTCGCTTTTTTAGATAAATGTCTGCATTTAGTTACTTAACCTGAGCTCGGGTTAAGAGATGGAGCAAGGTTAGCTGACTTGGGCGTTTTACGTAAATGTCGCCTCAAACTTGTCATTTTTTACTAACAAGGCGTATTGACGCGTCAATAGCCTACCTATTGCGAGTGAATACAACACTGTTAGCGGAATAAAGGGCTGTTTGAGATATATTTTTATCCCGAGTCAAGCTTACTTAGCTTCTGGCTTAGGTGGATATTGCAACATCATCTCTGCAATCGCTTTATTGACCACTTCGATACGCTCTTCTGGGGTATTCTTATCACGAATAGTATCGGCTACCGAACCGCGCCAAATCAGCTTACCCGTCTCACGATTGACTAAATCGACAACCAATGTACCTATCTCATATTCACGTACCGTTGTCTGGGTATGCATGCTACCGCCCCAAGCCCAACCAGGACCATAATATGGGTTGTAGCCAAAATTAGTATTGAAGGTATCGACATTTATTTTCTTATCGACCTTAGTGAAATAGTTAACTAGAACATCAGCCTTATCTGCTTCTGTCTTAGCAATCCCCTTAAACTGCAACTGCGTGTCGACGGCACTTCTAACCCTTTGATCCATCAAACCATCTAGATGATAAGTCGTGTCTTCACTCTTCTGAACGACCCAGGCATAACTTTTTATCTCATTAAAATTCACATTAGGATCATAATCTGAGCTCGACTTCATCGTGCTACACGCGGATATAGCCAGCGCAGCGGCTAAAACGATTACTTTCTTCATAAATACTCCAGCGTAAAAGGGCTAAATTTCAACCGATAACATATTAGAGTAAAGCTTACAGAGCATACTTATTATCTACAACTCTATTTTCATTAAAAAAACTCTCAATTCTGCTTGACTTAAATTACAACCCAAATGATAATGATTATCAATTAGGTTGTTTGAGGATTTCCAAATGATATGGTTTATTAGTGCATTCATTATCGCAAACGCCATTTTTATGTTTGCCCCTAAATCACTGACGACATCCAATAACACTTTGGCGAGTCAATCTAAAGGACAGGGTGTTCTTTTACTCTTGCCATTACTTGCATTTATCTTAATTTTGATCAGCATCCTTATTGGCAATGGCTCTACCCAAGCGCTTGTGGCCATTAGTTTTGCTCTCACAGGTTGCTCGGTGGCCGTTGCTCAATTTCACCGTTTTATATTACCCTGCGCGGCTTTAACGGCAATTTCACTTATCGCCATGGTAATACAGGCGTTATAACTGCTTTTTCACTGAGAAGTTTGCTCACACATTGCACTAACTTGTTTAGTTGCTTTTTGGATACTAAAGGCAAGATATCTCCCTGCAAATCGATATTTTGCCCGATCCCTGACCACATCTCGTGGTCTTTTTTTTAGCTATTCCCTGTTAGCGCTCCCACAAGATAACGCAATTTGGTAAACTCAAACCATACTCCACAGCAAGTAAATTAATGATGAGAATCGATCCCAATATCACCTTAGTCTATAGCACTGATGGTGGAAAAATAACGGAAAAGAATGAACCCCAAGCGATCCCACAAGGCGATGGCATAGTTCGTATACACAAAGACAGTAAGGGAAGAAAAGGTAAAGGCGTTTCAGTCATCAAAGGCCTAGGACTCGATGAGAAGGAGTTAAAAGCACTGGCTCAAAAACTCAAGAAACAATGTGGATGTGGTGGTACAGTGAAAGAGTTTAATATCGAAGTTCAAACTGACAATCGTGAACTCTTGAAGACCCTACTTGAAAAGCTCAATTATCAAGTCAAATTGGCCGGAGGCTAAAGCCCCGTGGAGTGCCAGATGGACAGCTTACAAAACCATTTACTTATTGCCATGCCTTCGCTGCATGATACCTTTTTTGAGCGCGCTGTTATCTATCTCTGTGAGCACAACGAACAGGGTGCTATGGGCGTCATGATAAACCGCCCTATTGGGGTCGATGTCAATGAACTGCTTAAACAGATGCAACTTGACGATTTTCATACCATAGAAGATATCAACAGCCAGGTACTTTTAGGTGGTCCAGTCGCGCAAGAAAAAGGCTTTGTATTGCATAGTCCGCAATCTCAATGGAGCAATAGCCAGCAGATCAGCAATGAACTCATGCTAACCACCTCAAGAGATGTACTCACCTCGTTAGGCAGCAACAATGCGCCAGAGCATTTCATTGTCGCGCTCGGCTACGCGGGATGGGGACGCCACCAATTAGA
Protein-coding sequences here:
- a CDS encoding DUF924 family protein, giving the protein MEQFLQQWFNHYEKGTGVEINELSRDTLDNWQQLLSGAKSGQLDAWQKNPPGRLALILLMGPIAHLLEDESAMNLQNKARELCVSGVDKGFDTQLEPLQRRCFYDPLFYSTKTDDRALLIRLLQGMQSQLTTEAKPAWCNWYQQASVTTH
- a CDS encoding YqgE/AlgH family protein is translated as MDSLQNHLLIAMPSLHDTFFERAVIYLCEHNEQGAMGVMINRPIGVDVNELLKQMQLDDFHTIEDINSQVLLGGPVAQEKGFVLHSPQSQWSNSQQISNELMLTTSRDVLTSLGSNNAPEHFIVALGYAGWGRHQLEQELGENSWLSIPVDHDILFNTPHDERWIRATQSLGFDIGQLSSQTGHA
- a CDS encoding OmpA family protein translates to MKAWITILLLSVSLTSSANSLTWSDIDKDGVPDNKDACPNTQIGASVDASGCERQIIESFCLPTTSGETYPAHCQKITPIVVTFDFASAQVDYSQWRYLAELQSFLNQYPATLCIVGHADNVGEAEFNQTLSYDRAVNVTQILVEDYQFSPQRFSVVGQGSTQPIADNQTDAGRALNRRVEFIVESH
- a CDS encoding DUF4136 domain-containing protein, coding for MKKVIVLAAALAISACSTMKSSSDYDPNVNFNEIKSYAWVVQKSEDTTYHLDGLMDQRVRSAVDTQLQFKGIAKTEADKADVLVNYFTKVDKKINVDTFNTNFGYNPYYGPGWAWGGSMHTQTTVREYEIGTLVVDLVNRETGKLIWRGSVADTIRDKNTPEERIEVVNKAIAEMMLQYPPKPEAK
- the yciH gene encoding stress response translation initiation inhibitor YciH, which produces MRIDPNITLVYSTDGGKITEKNEPQAIPQGDGIVRIHKDSKGRKGKGVSVIKGLGLDEKELKALAQKLKKQCGCGGTVKEFNIEVQTDNRELLKTLLEKLNYQVKLAGG
- a CDS encoding chlorhexidine efflux transporter encodes the protein MRLIHGLGFEVGFVFISLPMMLWFLDIGLLAAFMLEALFLVVFFFYAIAVNWLFDYCRTKLYRESGAR
- a CDS encoding mechanosensitive ion channel family protein; its protein translation is MENLDSYIEQAPGLIVTYGLQVIMALVIFIVGKYFAKVAKSLTSKLLTKRKIDQTVVSFVSNMAWAVVFVFTIIATLGQIGVQTASLVAVIGAAGLAVGLALQGSLSNFASGVLMVMFRPCRVGDYIEAAGIAGTVDEITIFSTKLRTPDNKVIVAPNSAVMNGTITNYSAMDTRRIDLVIGVSYDANLQETKKVLKQVLDNNSHVLKDPAYTVALVELADSSINFVVRPWVKGADYWPARFEILEQIKLALDEANIGIPYPQMDIYVKETPAA